In the Leptospira bourretii genome, one interval contains:
- a CDS encoding DUF4334 domain-containing protein, whose protein sequence is MNTLEKKFNEMRSKKNNSTSDSFALFDALQSVSIEDTIGRWHGSGFHTAHTMDGALETFNWYGKEFVDADNVHPLVFQSFGKTLFKVNPSLMPVRLATLVPSTRLWPLKYLFLMVRFLFQTSKSKARVRRIEFRGQLTAAMIYDNLPIHDVFKKVNQDTLFGCMDYKGMKQPFFFVLERDK, encoded by the coding sequence ATGAATACTCTTGAAAAAAAATTCAATGAAATGCGCAGTAAAAAGAACAATTCGACTAGTGATTCGTTTGCGTTATTTGATGCATTACAATCAGTTTCTATAGAAGATACAATCGGTAGGTGGCATGGGTCAGGTTTTCACACTGCTCATACAATGGATGGAGCTTTGGAGACCTTTAATTGGTATGGAAAAGAGTTTGTTGATGCTGATAATGTTCACCCACTTGTATTTCAATCCTTTGGAAAAACCCTATTCAAAGTGAATCCATCGCTAATGCCCGTGAGACTAGCAACGTTAGTTCCATCAACTCGCTTATGGCCTTTGAAATATTTGTTTTTGATGGTTCGTTTTTTATTTCAAACCTCAAAATCAAAGGCGCGTGTCAGGCGAATTGAGTTTCGCGGACAACTGACAGCTGCAATGATCTATGATAATTTACCGATTCATGATGTATTTAAAAAGGTAAATCAGGATACTTTGTTTGGTTGTATGGATTATAAAGGAATGAAACAACCTTTCTTTTTTGTGTTAGAAAGAGATAAGTAA
- a CDS encoding LIC_11695 family lipoprotein: MKTKIKTLLTLITVGLFVFQCDLFDPQDKVTSDDLVSMLAIQQINANSMSEAQRLGLNVAYSHRFSIKDGPHLFCREYSTAYLEKKAEWELNMEQTYTTIGNAIGIQIVVERLNGPCAITNKVAACHYDGVDGINDLIPYAYTTEGEHKYLIPANAYYGVTDLKSAKEACERFKGTYVCYDPSKCWQ, translated from the coding sequence ATGAAAACAAAAATAAAAACCCTTCTCACCCTCATCACAGTTGGACTCTTTGTATTCCAATGCGATTTGTTTGATCCACAAGACAAAGTTACCAGTGACGATCTGGTTTCCATGTTAGCGATTCAACAAATCAATGCAAATAGTATGAGTGAAGCCCAAAGACTAGGACTAAATGTAGCTTATAGCCATAGGTTCAGCATCAAGGATGGTCCACATTTATTTTGTAGAGAGTATTCCACCGCTTATCTTGAGAAAAAAGCTGAGTGGGAACTAAACATGGAACAAACGTATACAACCATCGGAAATGCCATTGGAATTCAAATTGTTGTAGAAAGACTTAATGGACCATGTGCGATTACCAATAAAGTTGCTGCTTGCCATTATGACGGAGTGGACGGAATCAATGATCTAATCCCTTATGCATATACGACGGAAGGGGAACATAAATATCTAATTCCAGCAAATGCTTACTACGGAGTCACAGATTTAAAAAGTGCAAAAGAAGCTTGCGAAAGATTCAAAGGCACTTATGTATGTTACGATCCAAGTAAATGTTGGCAATAA
- a CDS encoding PepSY-associated TM helix domain-containing protein: protein MRPILILWNLSMTRSFLLKAKTWYQLHMVLGIFGASFLLVLGVTGSLLVYGKELQAFTGLLSIEVKQERLPFDLLYKRLLEQVPEGSVAGWLVSDTQDQADQVWFHNLEIPSKETVYLINPYDGNITGRLKENRSDSLYGFLLVLHYSLFLGGVGYFFTGCIAVVYLFLAISGIKLYKRFWISFLRLRLRESMQILFSDLHKFVGINAVWFHLILAITGGWWSLRDTLILSHPEEKVVHHLWSSEYSIHQLLEETKKQIPGFRLGYISFPHHSKEEPIGFYGNRFDSSGLESRYGSYVRYDVNSKQIFDQVDMSKESLGNKVLDSFRPLHFGTFANHLSKMIWVVGGLTPAILAISGISIFYIKRKNRRRTQKKLLSSSV from the coding sequence ATGAGACCTATTCTCATTTTATGGAATTTATCTATGACTCGGAGTTTTCTTTTGAAAGCAAAAACTTGGTATCAACTGCATATGGTCCTCGGAATTTTTGGGGCTAGTTTCCTTTTGGTTTTGGGAGTGACGGGTTCACTTTTGGTTTATGGAAAAGAACTCCAGGCGTTCACAGGTCTACTGTCCATTGAGGTAAAACAAGAACGATTACCATTTGATCTTCTATACAAACGATTGTTAGAGCAGGTACCTGAAGGAAGTGTTGCTGGTTGGTTAGTCTCAGATACCCAAGACCAAGCGGATCAGGTTTGGTTTCATAATTTAGAAATTCCTAGTAAAGAAACAGTTTATTTGATTAATCCATATGATGGCAATATAACCGGAAGATTAAAAGAAAATCGAAGTGATAGTTTATATGGATTCCTTCTTGTTTTGCATTATAGTCTTTTTCTTGGAGGAGTAGGGTATTTTTTTACTGGTTGTATTGCAGTTGTTTATTTGTTTTTGGCAATCAGTGGAATCAAACTTTATAAACGGTTTTGGATAAGTTTTTTGCGACTCCGTTTAAGAGAAAGTATGCAGATCCTATTCTCCGACTTACACAAGTTTGTTGGAATAAATGCAGTGTGGTTTCATTTGATTTTGGCGATTACCGGCGGATGGTGGAGCCTCAGAGACACTTTGATCCTTAGTCATCCAGAGGAAAAAGTAGTTCATCATCTTTGGTCATCGGAATATTCTATTCATCAGTTATTAGAAGAAACAAAAAAACAAATCCCAGGTTTTCGATTAGGATATATATCTTTCCCTCATCATTCAAAAGAGGAACCAATTGGATTTTATGGAAATCGTTTTGATTCGTCTGGATTAGAAAGTCGCTATGGTTCTTATGTTCGTTATGATGTGAATTCAAAACAAATATTTGATCAAGTAGATATGTCGAAAGAGAGTTTGGGAAACAAAGTATTGGATTCTTTTCGTCCCTTACATTTTGGAACTTTTGCCAACCATTTAAGTAAAATGATATGGGTGGTAGGTGGACTGACACCGGCGATACTTGCGATTAGTGGAATTAGTATTTTTTATATTAAAAGAAAGAATAGAAGAAGAACTCAAAAAAAACTTTTGAGTTCTTCTGTTTAA
- a CDS encoding DoxX family protein yields the protein MSETNPIKRNIFQTVLRILLGAFLVFAGAGHLTWHRTEFLAQVPTWLPINADLVVLLSGAVEIVLGLSLILLRNKQAQVGWVVALFFVLIFPGNISQYVNGISAFGLDTDRARLIRLFFQPVLVLWAIWSCGSWVDFQAKRKN from the coding sequence ATGAGTGAAACAAATCCAATCAAAAGAAATATTTTTCAGACAGTCTTAAGAATCCTCTTGGGTGCATTTTTGGTTTTTGCCGGAGCAGGCCACCTAACTTGGCATAGAACAGAATTTTTAGCGCAGGTGCCTACTTGGTTACCAATCAATGCGGATTTGGTTGTTCTTTTATCAGGTGCCGTGGAAATCGTTTTGGGATTGTCCCTTATTTTGCTTCGCAACAAACAAGCGCAAGTTGGTTGGGTTGTTGCTTTGTTTTTTGTCTTAATCTTTCCGGGAAATATTTCACAATATGTGAATGGAATTAGCGCTTTTGGTTTGGATACCGACAGGGCTCGTTTGATTCGTTTGTTTTTTCAACCGGTGTTGGTTTTATGGGCCATTTGGAGTTGTGGATCTTGGGTCGACTTCCAAGCGAAAAGAAAAAACTAA
- a CDS encoding flagellar filament core protein flaB2 domain protein, whose amino-acid sequence MKLSKNPIQSADSERETIIQKQIHALRKEITDWVFRDSSLNQNKKEIILRTNTSANFFEHFVLKRTDVSAIDSRLKFFSLSSERLEKLYELQPTRTTFQKQTFLIRKAIVYLDTMLLIAQRLSSIAKSKDIGERKDLQLEVTILIDEVNRIVSLAEYNNFRLFEGDFAKNSRVASMWFINEKNGELFRVYLATMTARSLGLTSSNGNPLTLSSPILFQKKIEEAISKITEERNRMQSVLN is encoded by the coding sequence ATGAAATTGTCAAAGAACCCTATTCAATCTGCTGATTCAGAAAGAGAAACGATCATTCAAAAACAAATTCATGCCCTTCGAAAAGAAATAACAGATTGGGTTTTTCGTGATTCATCTTTAAATCAAAACAAAAAAGAAATTATACTTCGAACCAATACGAGTGCAAATTTTTTCGAACATTTTGTTTTGAAACGAACAGATGTTAGTGCCATCGATTCTAGGTTAAAGTTCTTTTCTTTAAGTTCCGAAAGATTAGAAAAATTGTATGAACTCCAACCAACACGGACTACTTTTCAAAAACAAACATTTCTGATTCGGAAGGCAATTGTGTATTTAGATACGATGCTTTTGATTGCACAAAGGTTGTCCTCCATTGCGAAATCAAAGGACATTGGCGAACGTAAAGACTTACAATTAGAAGTAACCATATTGATTGATGAGGTCAACCGAATTGTTTCCTTAGCTGAATACAACAATTTCCGTTTGTTTGAAGGTGACTTTGCAAAGAATTCGAGAGTGGCATCTATGTGGTTCATCAACGAAAAAAATGGTGAACTCTTTCGGGTTTATCTTGCCACAATGACTGCTAGGTCTCTTGGATTGACTTCTTCTAATGGAAATCCATTGACGTTGTCGAGTCCCATTTTGTTTCAAAAAAAAATAGAAGAAGCCATCAGTAAAATCACCGAAGAACGAAACCGAATGCAATCTGTTCTTAATTGA
- a CDS encoding TonB-dependent receptor, with the protein MTFLFENRSHKKNSIRKPILSLFRTFFSLKALVLSSFLIFSVLFSAPLSAQNQEKNPQTQTGTGTGGTDPAPNPTSKPMEGGIRVTGKKDPRDREILRTPNSISRLNEQDIQDAGINRTNDIDKQVPNFSIIDSGSRNFTYFNIRGMRSIAFSEPAVGLILDGIPLNDNVALNTELYGLENIEVYRGSQATLFGKNFQGGVVEIRTKKPTNVPEGKITYDAGNYKKQETSIYYNAPIIHDKLFFGIAGKSTEREGYLSNITGFYYPNNRPYEIPVEIYKTHPDGRKGKAGRFRLYFTPNDIFEADLQISAESFDDGSLNLVNYLGAKSEREKALLQGCVAMPSNCSKLYGTYINRVNGDRKVYWDYEGKSNVTGNTYSLATTTKLPHTNLKTASAIRKMDIDPITADSDFTTTDQNRSIYVEKAKTFLNDIYVESKDKHDPLQFKAGIYASNKITNIDQAREHRSQVYVINDFPGLSAPTREKNLSRLHDKNVSFYTHNSYTFAEKFTITLGARLERQESRLSHTEQAVGISRANNPLGETLVLSDPYTINNRYNYNVSRLIFDYKPIDNLMFFIGFSRGYKNAGYSTVVNVPNRAAFKPEINDTIEAGIKSEFFKGKFGLKYTQFYTETQDFHVVRAINLSQYINLNAELVTIRGYELESFIKPQKDTKIGLSAGYTEGIFNKFHDSVLNRDFNGKWVHFIPKYDIVSYLQYRNEYGIFFRGEFQAVGQMYFAADNTVYSDPYYVINSRIGYETDTISAYLYMNNINDRYYFTSYIDGTFQAVPGAPKTYGFMLTYKI; encoded by the coding sequence ATGACTTTCCTTTTTGAGAACCGATCTCATAAAAAAAATTCCATCAGAAAGCCAATTCTTTCTCTTTTTCGCACCTTCTTCTCCCTAAAAGCCCTCGTCCTTTCTTCCTTTTTGATCTTCTCTGTCTTATTTTCTGCGCCCCTTTCCGCACAAAACCAAGAGAAAAATCCCCAAACCCAAACTGGAACTGGAACCGGGGGAACAGATCCTGCACCTAACCCAACTTCCAAACCGATGGAGGGAGGAATCCGTGTCACGGGCAAAAAAGACCCAAGAGATCGCGAAATCCTTCGAACACCCAATAGCATTAGTCGTTTAAACGAACAAGACATCCAAGATGCAGGAATCAACCGAACCAATGATATCGACAAACAGGTTCCCAATTTTTCCATCATCGATTCTGGATCACGTAACTTTACTTATTTTAATATTCGGGGTATGAGGAGTATCGCCTTTAGTGAGCCAGCAGTAGGCTTAATCTTAGATGGGATTCCATTGAATGATAATGTGGCACTTAACACCGAGTTATACGGTCTTGAAAATATAGAAGTTTACCGTGGGAGCCAAGCAACTCTATTTGGAAAGAATTTTCAAGGTGGTGTTGTTGAAATCAGAACAAAAAAACCAACGAACGTTCCGGAAGGAAAAATTACTTATGATGCTGGAAATTATAAAAAACAAGAAACCTCCATCTACTATAATGCCCCAATCATTCATGATAAACTTTTTTTCGGAATTGCGGGAAAAAGTACAGAACGTGAGGGATACCTTTCCAACATAACTGGATTTTATTATCCTAACAATCGTCCCTATGAAATCCCTGTTGAAATCTACAAAACACATCCCGATGGACGAAAGGGAAAAGCAGGACGTTTTCGTTTGTATTTTACTCCAAACGATATTTTTGAAGCCGATTTACAAATCAGTGCGGAGAGTTTTGATGATGGATCTTTAAATCTAGTTAACTATTTAGGAGCAAAATCAGAAAGAGAAAAAGCCTTATTACAAGGTTGTGTTGCCATGCCATCCAACTGTTCCAAGTTATATGGAACTTATATTAATAGGGTGAATGGAGACAGAAAAGTATATTGGGATTATGAAGGGAAAAGTAACGTTACAGGGAACACATATTCCTTAGCAACAACCACCAAACTCCCACATACAAATTTAAAAACTGCATCAGCGATTCGAAAGATGGATATTGATCCAATCACCGCAGACTCAGACTTTACAACAACAGACCAAAACAGATCCATCTATGTAGAAAAAGCAAAGACCTTTCTCAATGACATCTATGTTGAATCAAAAGATAAACATGATCCTTTACAATTCAAAGCGGGGATTTATGCTTCAAACAAAATCACAAACATAGACCAAGCAAGGGAACATAGATCTCAAGTTTACGTAATTAATGATTTTCCTGGTCTTAGTGCACCAACAAGAGAGAAAAATTTATCAAGACTTCATGATAAAAACGTAAGTTTTTATACCCATAATAGTTATACTTTTGCTGAAAAATTCACCATCACATTAGGAGCCAGGTTAGAAAGGCAAGAGAGTCGCCTTTCCCATACAGAACAAGCCGTTGGAATTTCACGTGCGAACAATCCGTTGGGTGAAACTCTTGTGTTATCAGATCCATATACTATTAACAATCGATACAATTACAATGTCTCTCGATTGATTTTTGATTACAAACCCATTGATAATCTTATGTTTTTTATCGGCTTTAGTCGCGGATATAAAAACGCCGGTTATAGCACTGTAGTAAATGTTCCAAACAGAGCTGCTTTCAAACCTGAGATTAACGATACAATCGAAGCTGGAATCAAATCAGAATTCTTTAAGGGAAAGTTTGGCTTAAAGTATACTCAGTTCTATACGGAAACTCAAGACTTCCACGTAGTCCGTGCCATCAATTTATCTCAGTATATCAACCTTAATGCAGAGTTAGTTACGATCAGAGGTTATGAATTAGAATCATTTATTAAACCTCAAAAAGATACCAAAATAGGCCTTTCGGCAGGTTACACAGAAGGAATTTTCAACAAGTTTCATGATTCCGTTCTCAACCGAGACTTCAATGGAAAGTGGGTTCACTTCATTCCAAAATATGACATTGTCAGTTATCTCCAATATAGAAATGAATATGGAATATTTTTTCGTGGTGAATTCCAAGCAGTCGGCCAGATGTATTTTGCAGCAGATAACACTGTGTATAGCGACCCATACTATGTAATCAATTCAAGAATTGGGTACGAAACGGATACAATTTCCGCTTATCTTTATATGAACAATATCAATGACCGCTATTACTTCACATCTTATATTGATGGGACTTTTCAAGCTGTACCAGGTGCACCAAAAACTTACGGATTTATGTTAACTTATAAAATTTAA
- a CDS encoding CoA-binding protein — MNVADSEIKSLLTSYPKITVYGLSNDPSKPSHYVPVYIRDKGWGVVGTYPKEHSVGGFTIYKSLKDVPKEDRKFIDVFRSSDKIPEVIDEILSLGGTEVIWLQLGISHPEAEKKAEEAGIRVVSNRCLIIEHRNYF, encoded by the coding sequence ATGAACGTAGCTGATTCCGAAATAAAATCCCTCCTCACATCATATCCGAAGATTACTGTTTACGGACTCAGCAACGATCCTTCTAAACCAAGCCATTATGTCCCGGTTTACATCAGAGACAAAGGTTGGGGAGTAGTTGGTACCTATCCCAAGGAACATAGTGTAGGTGGATTTACTATCTATAAAAGTTTAAAAGATGTACCAAAAGAAGATCGTAAGTTTATCGATGTGTTTCGTAGCTCCGATAAAATTCCGGAAGTGATTGATGAAATCTTAAGTTTAGGCGGAACCGAAGTAATTTGGCTTCAATTGGGAATATCACACCCAGAGGCTGAAAAAAAAGCAGAAGAAGCAGGCATCCGCGTTGTCTCCAATCGATGCCTTATCATAGAACATAGAAATTATTTTTAA
- a CDS encoding methyl-accepting chemotaxis protein, which translates to MHSKLKTYFLLSFLAFGLLLLFSFAIVLQIQNALPQNVTTTIGTLLTVLLILSIVFGFFLSSWFEKIFGKLEMAFKEVGLGNLQTRLIFKKNDLLAEFYLNFHRMLQAQEELIQHIKTSADTLSSDSQEMKLVTLDFASNLQSQSAATEEVSASIEEISGVAVSISNIAENNSQSMNNLTSEVDRLSVAIDQTGEHVEGTLDSIKNIIDRAEAGKNTLRTMNEAMDNLSQSSLEISKTVDVISKISEQVNMLALNASIEAARAGDAGRGFAVVAEEVSKLAERTASAVKGIDSLMKKNQNDVSLGRERIEKTTMEIQEIIGNIDSISEKITEVHSAVNTQKELKNKLLQEATFVKERSEEIKEAVIEHKTATNEVMASVSSISQSSFSNSESSDLLAEKITAIANTADKLISMVDLFKTNVVSDESSISERDESTHKLQFRSDIGSIYYVKEKDLLEVVWTPNFSEDKYIEILNEALNIIHKYNIRKWLADTRRMGLVTRTAQEWVNVNWFPKASNSSLRKMAVVVPNSALAAISIDDQTLKTGNVELKSVPSLESGIAWLNN; encoded by the coding sequence ATGCATTCAAAACTTAAAACCTATTTCCTTCTTTCTTTTTTGGCTTTCGGATTGCTTTTGCTTTTCAGTTTCGCCATAGTTTTGCAGATTCAAAATGCATTACCTCAAAACGTAACAACGACAATTGGGACTTTATTGACGGTTCTACTAATCCTTAGTATTGTCTTTGGATTTTTTTTAAGTTCTTGGTTTGAAAAGATTTTTGGAAAATTAGAAATGGCTTTTAAAGAGGTGGGACTCGGGAACTTACAAACCCGACTTATTTTCAAGAAGAATGATTTACTCGCAGAATTCTATTTGAACTTCCATAGAATGTTACAAGCGCAAGAAGAACTCATCCAACATATTAAAACTTCTGCTGATACATTATCTTCAGACTCTCAAGAAATGAAACTAGTCACTTTGGACTTTGCATCCAACTTACAATCTCAATCAGCAGCGACAGAAGAGGTATCAGCATCTATAGAAGAAATTTCTGGTGTTGCTGTGTCCATCTCAAATATTGCAGAAAATAATTCACAAAGTATGAACAATCTAACTTCAGAGGTAGATCGACTATCGGTAGCCATCGATCAAACAGGGGAACATGTAGAAGGCACTCTTGATTCCATCAAAAATATTATTGATCGTGCTGAGGCAGGAAAAAATACACTGCGGACAATGAACGAAGCTATGGACAATTTGTCCCAAAGTTCACTTGAAATTTCAAAAACAGTCGATGTCATTTCAAAAATCAGCGAACAAGTCAATATGCTTGCACTCAATGCATCAATTGAAGCTGCGCGTGCTGGCGATGCAGGTAGAGGGTTTGCTGTTGTTGCAGAAGAAGTTTCAAAACTTGCAGAAAGAACAGCTAGTGCTGTGAAAGGAATCGACTCTCTAATGAAAAAAAATCAAAATGATGTTTCGTTAGGAAGAGAAAGAATTGAAAAAACAACAATGGAAATCCAAGAGATCATTGGAAATATTGATTCTATCTCAGAAAAAATTACAGAAGTTCACTCTGCAGTGAATACACAGAAAGAATTAAAAAACAAACTTTTACAAGAAGCTACTTTCGTAAAAGAAAGATCAGAAGAAATTAAAGAAGCAGTCATTGAACACAAAACAGCCACAAACGAAGTGATGGCTTCGGTCTCGTCCATTAGTCAGTCGTCCTTTAGTAATTCGGAAAGTAGCGACCTACTTGCAGAAAAAATTACCGCCATTGCCAATACAGCTGATAAACTGATCTCTATGGTGGATCTTTTTAAAACCAATGTAGTTTCCGATGAATCATCGATTTCAGAAAGAGATGAATCCACACATAAACTCCAATTCCGTTCGGACATCGGAAGTATTTATTATGTAAAAGAAAAAGATCTATTAGAAGTTGTTTGGACACCAAATTTTAGCGAAGATAAATACATAGAGATTTTAAACGAAGCTTTGAATATTATACATAAATATAACATTCGCAAATGGCTAGCGGACACTAGAAGGATGGGTCTTGTCACTCGGACTGCGCAGGAATGGGTGAATGTCAACTGGTTCCCTAAAGCAAGTAATTCAAGCCTAAGAAAAATGGCTGTTGTGGTTCCCAACTCGGCTTTGGCCGCCATTTCCATCGATGACCAAACTCTTAAAACAGGAAACGTTGAATTAAAATCTGTTCCAAGTTTGGAATCAGGAATTGCTTGGCTAAATAACTAA